The Microbacterium oleivorans genome contains the following window.
TTCGTCCGACGGTTCGTGGTGTCGCCATGAACCCGGTCGACCACCCGCACGGTGGTGGTGAGGGTAAGACCTCCGGTGGTCGTCACCCCGTCACTCCCTGGGGCCAGGCTGAGGGTCGTACCCGCCACCCCAACAAGGAGAGCGACAAGTACATCGTCCGCCGTCGCAACGCCGGCAAGAAGCGTAAGTAGGAGTAGAGGAAGATGCCTCGCAGCCTGAAGAAGGGCCCCTTCGTCGACGAGCACCTGCTTCGCAAGGTGGTCGCGCAGAACGAAGCCGGCTCCAAGAACGTCATCAAGACCTGGTCGCGCCGTTCGATGATCATCCCGGCGATGCTGGGTCACACGATCGCCGTGCACGACGGACGCAAGCACATCCCCGTGTTCGTGTCCGAGACCATGGTCGGTCACAAGCTGGGCGAATTCGCGCCCACCCGCACCTTCCGCGGCCACGTGAAGGACGACAAGAAGGGCCGCCGCCGCTGACGCGGGGGCAGTTCCAGAGAGGACAGAGGAGGAGAGACATGGTGGAATCCACCGCACGCGTGAAGCACATCCGCGTGACCCCTCAGAAGGCTCGTCGTGTCGTCGCGCTCATCAAGGGCAAGCAGGCTCAGGAGGCTCTCGCCATCCTGAAGTTCGCCCCGCAGAGCGCCAGCGAGCCGATCTACAAGCTCGTCGCCTCGGCGGTCGCCAACGCTCGCGTGAAGGCCGACAAGGACAACGAGTTCCTGGACGAGGCAGACCTGTACGTGAAGAACGCGTACGTGGACGAGGGCACGACGCTCAAGCGTTTCCAGCCCCGTGCCCAGGGTCGCGCCTTCCAGATCAAGAAGCGCACGAGCCACATCACGATCGTGCTGTCGACGCCGGAGGACGCGGATGCCGCGACCGCCGGTACGAGCAAGAAGGCGAGCAAGTAATGGGACAGAAAGTCAACCCGTACGGCTTCCGCCTCGGCATCACCACGGACCACGTGTCGCGTTGGTTCTCGGACTCGACCAAGCCGGGCCAGCGTTACGCCGACTACGTCGCCGAGGACATCAAGATCCGTCGTCTGCTGACCACGTCGCTCGACCGCGCCGGCGTCAGCAACATCGAGATCGAGCGCACCCGTGACCGCGTCCGCGTCGACATCCACACCGCCCGCCCGGGCATCGTGATCGGCCGCCGCGGCGCCGAGGCCGAGCGCATCCGCGCCGACCTCGAGAAGCTCACCGGCAAGCAGATCCAGCTGAACATCCTCGAGGTCAAGAACCCCGAGGCGGACGCTCAGCTGGTCGCGCAGGGCATCGCCGAGCAGCTCTCGGCTCGCGTGGCCTTCCGCCGCGCGATGCGCAAGGGTCTGCAGGGCGCGCAGCGTGCCGGCGCCAAGGGCATCCGCATCCAGGTCTCGGGCCGCCTCGGCGGCGCGGAGATGAGCCGCTCGGAGTTCTACCGCGAGGGCCGCGTGCCCCTGCACACGCTCCGCGCGAACATCGACTACGGCTTCTACGAGGCCAAGACCACCTTCGGCCGCATCGGCGTGAAGGTCTGGATCTACAAGGGCGACCTGACGGCCAAGGAGCTCGCTCGCGAGCAGGCCAACGCGCCGAAGACCTCGCGCGGTCGCGATGACCGCGGAGACCGTCGTCGCGGTCCCCGCAACGAGGCCCCCGTGGCAGAAGGAGCGTCGGCCTGATGCTTATCCCCCGCAAGGTCAAGTACCGCAAGCAGCACCACCCCAAGCGCGATGGCCAGGCCACCGGCGGCACGAAGGTCTCCTTCGGCGAGTACGGCATCCAGGCACTCACGCCCGCTTACGTGACCAACCGTCAGATCGAGTCCGCTCGTATCGCGATGACGCGTCACATCAAGCGTGGCGGCAAGGTGTGGATCAACGTCTACCCCGACCGTCCGCTCACGAAGAAGCCGGCCGAAACCCGCATGGGTTCCGGTAAGGGTTCGCCCGAGTGGTGGGTCGCCAACGTCAAGCCGGGTCGCGTCCTGTTCGAGGTCGCCGGAGTCAACGAGGAGCTCGCACGCGAGGCCCTGACCCGTGCCATTCACAAGCTGCCGCTGAAGGCACGCATCATCAAGCGCGAGGAGGGCGACGCGTAATGGCTGTCGGCACCAAGACGCTCGCCCCGAGCGAGCTCGATACGTTCGAAGACCAGCGCCTCGTCGAGGAGCTGCGCAAGGCCAAGGAAGAGCTGTTCAACCTGCGCTTCCAGTCGGCCACCGGCCAGCTCGAGAGCCACGGCCGCATCCGTGCGGTCAAGCGCGACATCGCGCGGCTCTACACGGTGATCCGCGAGCGCGAGCTGGGCATTCGTGCCACGCCCGTCGCCGAGGCGCCGAAGGCGAAGAAGACCAAGGCCAAGAAGGCGGATGACGCCCCCGAGGCCGCGAAGGAAGAGACCGAGTGATGGCTGAGAAGAAGGATGCCGCAACGGCAGCCGTGGCCGCCGGCCACGAGTCGGCCGCGCACGACGTCCGCGACGAGAACGCCCGCGGTTACCGTAAGGCCCGCCGCGGCTACGTCGTGAGCGACAAAATGGACAAGACGATCGTCGTCGAGGTCGAGGACCGCGTGAAGCACCCGCTCTACGGCAAGGTCATCCGCCGCACGTCGAAGGTCAAGGCTCACGACGAGGCCAACACCGCCGGTATCGGCGACCTCGTCCTCATCAACGAGACTCGCCCGCTGAGCGCCACCAAGCGCTGGCGTCTGGTCGAGGTCC
Protein-coding sequences here:
- the rpsS gene encoding 30S ribosomal protein S19, with amino-acid sequence MPRSLKKGPFVDEHLLRKVVAQNEAGSKNVIKTWSRRSMIIPAMLGHTIAVHDGRKHIPVFVSETMVGHKLGEFAPTRTFRGHVKDDKKGRRR
- the rpsQ gene encoding 30S ribosomal protein S17; its protein translation is MAEKKDAATAAVAAGHESAAHDVRDENARGYRKARRGYVVSDKMDKTIVVEVEDRVKHPLYGKVIRRTSKVKAHDEANTAGIGDLVLINETRPLSATKRWRLVEVLEKAK
- the rplP gene encoding 50S ribosomal protein L16; this encodes MLIPRKVKYRKQHHPKRDGQATGGTKVSFGEYGIQALTPAYVTNRQIESARIAMTRHIKRGGKVWINVYPDRPLTKKPAETRMGSGKGSPEWWVANVKPGRVLFEVAGVNEELAREALTRAIHKLPLKARIIKREEGDA
- the rplV gene encoding 50S ribosomal protein L22, with translation MVESTARVKHIRVTPQKARRVVALIKGKQAQEALAILKFAPQSASEPIYKLVASAVANARVKADKDNEFLDEADLYVKNAYVDEGTTLKRFQPRAQGRAFQIKKRTSHITIVLSTPEDADAATAGTSKKASK
- the rpmC gene encoding 50S ribosomal protein L29; protein product: MAVGTKTLAPSELDTFEDQRLVEELRKAKEELFNLRFQSATGQLESHGRIRAVKRDIARLYTVIRERELGIRATPVAEAPKAKKTKAKKADDAPEAAKEETE
- the rpsC gene encoding 30S ribosomal protein S3, encoding MGQKVNPYGFRLGITTDHVSRWFSDSTKPGQRYADYVAEDIKIRRLLTTSLDRAGVSNIEIERTRDRVRVDIHTARPGIVIGRRGAEAERIRADLEKLTGKQIQLNILEVKNPEADAQLVAQGIAEQLSARVAFRRAMRKGLQGAQRAGAKGIRIQVSGRLGGAEMSRSEFYREGRVPLHTLRANIDYGFYEAKTTFGRIGVKVWIYKGDLTAKELAREQANAPKTSRGRDDRGDRRRGPRNEAPVAEGASA